A single genomic interval of Hoplias malabaricus isolate fHopMal1 chromosome 7, fHopMal1.hap1, whole genome shotgun sequence harbors:
- the LOC136701969 gene encoding zinc finger protein 665-like → MLKSSEIKCEDTECGSFISPEASSTILHSKTSAGQTQKTTDKQKSYDCTLCGKSFNQQSSLRSHLHHHRDQKTFSCSQCGMSFFSQSTLRYHQRIHTGQKQYKCSECGKSFHYLHHLRRHHRIHTGEKPYQCSECGKSFTDQSYLKKHQRIHTGEKQYQCSECGKSFTELGNLKTHQRIHTGEKPFLCSECGKGFTHHTSLIRHLRTHTGEKPYQCSECGKSYVHQHRLQNHRRIHIGEGLYQCSECGMRFTEQRKLKKHQCLHPEQKQDTCSECGIIFSLVESKIHKCIKIEAALLVNDLSGGKLSACCALSSFYHQLQRFMPLQPPRINHQGEYITMLKSSEIKCEDTECGSFISPEASSTTLHSKSSGGQTQKTTDKQKSYDCTLCGKSFNQQSSLRSHLHLHRDQKTFSCSQCGMSFFSQSTLRYHQRIHTGQKQYKCSECGKSFNYLHHLRRHHRIHTGEKPYHCSVCGKSFNNLHHLRRHHGIHTGEKPYQCSECGKSFTDQSYLKKHQRIHTGEKQYQCSECGRSFTELVKLKTHQRIHTGEKPFLCSECGKGFTHHTSLTRHLRTHTGEKPYQCSECGMRFTEQRKLKKHQCLHPEQKQDTCSECGIIFSLVEPKIHKCIKIEVETC, encoded by the exons ATGTTGAAATCAAGTGagattaaatgtgaggataCAGAGTGTGGAAGTTTCATTTCTCCGGAAGCATCATCAACTATTCTCCACAGTAAGACATCCGCTGGACAAACCCAGAAAACTACAGACAAACAGAAATCATATGACTGCACGttgtgtgggaagagttttaatcaaCAGAGTAGTCTTCGCAGCCACCTGCACCATCACAGAGATCAGAAAACATTTTCCTGTTCacagtgtgggatgagttttttCTCTCAAAGTACTCTGAGAtatcaccagcgcattcacacaggacagAAACAGTAtaagtgctcagagtgtgggaagagttttcaTTACCTGCATCATCTCCGTAGACACcatcgcattcacacaggagagaaaccgtatcagtgctcggagtgtgggaagagttttactgatcAGAGTTATCTGAagaaacaccagcgcattcacacaggagaaaagcagtatcagtgctcagagtgtgggaagagttttactgaactggGTAATctaaaaacacaccagcgcattcacacaggagagaaaccattttTGTGTTCAGAGTGTGGTAAGGGCTTTACTCACCATACAAGTCTAATAAGACACCTGCgcactcacacaggagagaaaccgtatcagtgctcagagtgtgggaagagttatGTTCATCAGCATCGTCTGCAAAATCACAGACGCATTCACATAGGAGAGGGActgtatcagtgctcagagtgtgggatgagatTTACTGAACAGAGGAAGCTAAAGAAACATCAGTGTCTTCACCCAGAACAGAAGCAGGACACCTGCAGTGAGTGTGGGATTATCTTCAGTCTTGTGGAGTCAAAGATTCATAAATGCATTAAGATAGAG GCAGCACTTCTGGTAAATGATCTCAGTGGTGGGAAACTGAGTGCCTGTTGTGCGCTAAGCAGTTTTTACCACCAGCTGCAACGCTTCATG CCTCTGCAGCCACCCAGGATAAATCACCAAGGGGAATATATCACAATGTTGAAATCAAGTGagattaaatgtgaggataCAGAGTGTGGAAGTTTCATTTCTCCGGAAGCATCATCAACTACTCTCCACAGTAAGTCATCCGGTGGACAAACCCAGAAAACTACCGACAAACAGAAATCATATGACTGCACGttgtgtgggaagagttttaatcaaCAGAGTAGTCTTCGCAGCCACCTGCACCTTCACAGAGATCAGAAAACATTTTCCTGTTCacagtgtgggatgagttttttCTCTCAAAGTACACTGAGAtatcaccagcgcattcacacaggacagAAACAGTAtaagtgctcagagtgtgggaagagttttaattaTCTGCATCATCTCCGTAGACACcatcgcattcacacaggagagaaaccgtatcactgctccgtgtgtggaaagagttttaatAATCTGCATCATCTCCGTAGACACCAtggcattcacacaggagagaaaccgtatcagtgctcggagtgtgggaagagttttactgatcAGAGTTATCTGAagaaacaccagcgcattcacacaggagaaaagcagtatcagtgctcagagtgtgggaggagttttactgaactggttaaactaaaaacacaccagcgcattcacacaggagagaaaccattttTGTGTTCAGAGTGTGGTAAGGGCTTTACTCACCATACAAGCCTAACAAGACACCTGCgcactcacacaggagagaaaccgtatcagtgctcagagtgtgggatgagatTTACTGAACAGAGGAAGCTAAAGAAACATCAGTGTCTTCACCCAGAACAGAAGCAGGACACCTGCAGTGAGTGTGGGATTATCTTCAGTCTTGTGGAGCCAAAGATTCATAAATGCATTAAGATAGAGGTGGAGACTTGTTGA